The region ACCCAAAAGCGGCGAGGCACTGTCGAGCGTGAGGAGGCTGCGCGACAAGCCGATCGGCGTTCTCAGGCCGGACAAGCCTTCCGGAGCGATCTTAAGCCGGCGCGCCTTGATCTGCGGATCGTCGATCGCCTCGGCGACGCTATTGATCGGTCCTCCCGGAACACCCGCCCCTTCAAGTGCGGCGATCAGTTCTGCTTTCGGCCGAAGTCGCGTCTTTTCCGCAATTATCGCGCAAAGCTTCTCGCGGTTTTCCACTCGTGCGGGATTGGTGGCGTAGGCCGGGTCTCCGGCGAGCGCAGCGAGATCCAGCAGGTCGCAAAGGGATGCGAACTGCCGATCGTTGCCACAAGCGATAATGAGATGACCGTCGAAGGCCGGGAAAACCTGATAGGGCACGATATTCGGATGAGCGTTTCCCATACGGTGAGGCACGTTGCCGGTTGCGAGATAATTCATGGCCTGGTTGGCAAGGACGGAAACTCCGACGTCGAAGAGCGCCAGATCGACATGCTGGCCAACGCCGGAGCGGTCGCGCTCGGCAAGCGCTGCCTGAATGCCGATGACGCCGTAAAGTCCGGTAAAGACGTCGATCCAGGCGACGCCGACTTTCTGCGGTTCACCGTCTGGCTCACCGGTCAGGTCCATAATTCCGCACATACCCTGTATGAGGAAATCGTATCCTGGCTGACGGGCGCGCGGGCCTGTCTGACCGAAACCGGTCACCGAAGCGTAGACGATCCGCGGATTGATCGCGGCGATGCTTTCATAATCGAGACCGAATTTTTGCAGCCCGGCAACTTTGAAGTTCTCAATCACAACGTCAGCTTCTGCGATCAATGCTTTGACGCGCTCAAGACCCTCGGGATCGCCGAAGTCACAAATGACCGACGACTTGCCTCGGTTTGCCGCATGAAAATACGCCGCCACCTTCTCAGCGCCGCCCTTACCGTCCGGGCGTTCGATAAAGGGTGGCCCCCAACTGCGGGTGTCGTCGCCCTGCGGGCTTTCCACCTTGATAACCTCGGCGCCGAGATCGGCGAGTGTCTGGCCGATCCAGGGACCGGCAAGGATGCGGGCAAGTTCGACGACTTTCAGGCCGGCAAGCGGTGCACTGTTCGGACCGCCCATCAGAAGAACGCCTGAATACCGGTCTGGGCGCGGCCGAGGATCAGTGCGTGGACATCATGCGTGCCCTCATAGGTGTTGACCGTTTCAAGGTTCTGGGAATGGCGCATGACGTGGTATTCGATCTGGATGCCGTTGCCGCCGTGCATGTCACGGGCTTGCCTGGCGATATCGAGCGCCTTGCCGCAGTTGTTGCGCTTGACGATAGAAATCATTTCCGGCGCGAACTTGTGCTCGTCCATCAGGCGCCCTACGCGGAGTGAAGCCTGCAGCCCCAGTGCAATCTCCGTCTGCATGTCCGCCAGCCTCCTCTGGAAGAGTTGAGCGCCAGCCAGCGGTTTGCCAAATTGAACGCGGTCCAGTCCATATTGCCGCGAACGCAACCAGCAATCCTCGGCAGCGCCGAGCACGCCCCAGGAAATGCCATAACGGGCGCGGTTCAGGCAGCCGAACGGCCCCTTGAGACCCGAAACATTCGGCAGCAGGGCGTCCTCGCCGATCTCGACGCCGTCCATCACGATCTCGCCGGTGATCGAGGCACGCAGCGACAGCTTGCCGCCGATCTTCGGCGCCGACAGGCCTTTCATGCCCTTTTCGAGGATGAAACCGCGGATCTGGCGGTTATGAGCTTCCGACTTCGCCCAGACAACGAAGACATCGGCGATCGGCGCATTGGAGATCCACATCTTTGAGCCGCGCAGGCGGTACCCGCCGTCGATTTTCTCGGCGCGGGTCTTCATGTCGCCGGGATCGGAGCCGGCATCCGGCTCGGTCAGACCGAAGCAGCCGATCAATTCCCCGGATACGAGGCCCGGTAGATACTTGTCTCGCTGTTCTTCCGAGCCATAGGCATAGATCGGATAGATCACCAGCGACGACTGGACGCTCATCATCGACCGATAGCCTGAATCGACGCGTTCGACCTCGCGCGCAACCAGGCCGTAAGAGACGAAGTTGGCGCCAGCCGCCCCATATTTTTCCGGCAACGTTACGCCGAGAAGCCCGGCCCTGCCCATCAGCCGGAAGAGACCGGGATCAGTCTTCTCCTCAAGATAGGCATCCCCCACGTGCGGCAGCAATTCGGCCTCTGCAAAGGCCTTGGCAGCATCGCGGATCATGCGTTCCTCTTCAGAGAGCTGCTCCTCCAAGAGGAAGGGATCGTCCCACGCAAACGCGCTCGTCTGTGCGGAAGACATGGCTGTGGCGGAATTTGTCGTCACGGATTTCCCTCGAATGAAATGCGACCTCGGATATCGAAGCTGCTTGCTCATGCATTTACCGATTGTGTTTCGCGAGAAATAACCCTATTTAGATGTGATCTAATTCATAAAATGCATAGGTTTGATGCGCCCGCGTCGGTTCCTTCCCTCCATGAGCCTCCTCTCTGCGTTCGAAGCCGTCTTGCGCACCGGCTCAACGGCGGCGGCGGCGCGTGAGCTTGATTTGACACAGAGCACTGTGAGCCGCCTCGTGCAGAATCTGGAGCAGCAGCTTGGCCGGCCGCTCTTCGAGCGACACAGGCAGAAGCTCATTCCGACGGAAGCAGCCCATGCCTACGGGCGGAACGTGAGCCGCGCGCTCGATCTCATCCAGCGGGGCAGCATGGAATTCGCCGCCAACCCAGGCGGCGGCACCCTGTCGCTGGCTATCCTGCCGGCTTTCGGTACGCGATGGCTGGCGCCGCGGTTGGGCGCATTCCTGGTCAAACATCCAGGTATCACGATCAACCTCGCGACGCGGCTCAAGCGCTTTAACTTTGCCGCCGAGAGTTTTGACGCAGCCATTCATTTTGGAGCAGACGATTGGCGGGATGCCGACCATATGAAACTCTTCGAGGAGCGCCTGACGGCGTGCATTTCGCCAGCGCTCCTCGCTGAACATCCGATTGACGACATCGCGGACATGGCGAGGTTGCCACTTCTGCAACTGGAAACCAGGCCGACCGGCTGGAGGATCTGGTTTGCCGCTCAGGGAGCGCGACCGGCGAACGTGACGGGGATGCTTTTCGACCAGTTCGCGACGATGACGCAGTCGGCGATCTCCGGGCTCGGCGTGGCTCTTCTTCCGGCCTATCTCGCTGACACTGAAATAATCGAAGGGCGCCTGGTACCGGTCCTGAAGAGATCGGTGCCGGGCTCGGGGTCCTACTGGCTCGTCTGGCCGCAATCGCGGACCAATTACCCGCCGCTCGAAGCTTTCCGCGCCTGGCTGGCCAAAGAAAAGGTCTCGGGAACCTCGTGAGTCTTAGCAGCAAGACGGGAAGCGGCTGTGTCGTTTTCGTGACAGTCATCATCGCCACATTATAGTCGGCCCGAGCTTGTGGGCATGCATGATGTGTCCCTCATTTCGGGCAACGGATCGTGTCCCGCCGGGTAGTGTAGGTCCTGAGGATTAGATGGCCATCAGTTTTTTTCCGGCAGGGTCGGGCTGTTCAAGACCAACCTGATGGAAAGACACCGATGACCGACGATATGATGAACGTGCGCTCGCTTGTTGAGAAGAGTGCCGATGCCGATTTGCTACGGGAGATGATCGGCGTTGCCGCCGAACGGCTGATGGAGCTGGAGGTCGGCAGTGCGACCGGTGCTGGCTACGGCGAGAAGAACGCGATGCGGCTGGCCCAACGCAACGGCTACCGCGACCGAGACTGGGACACGTCGCATGGCGGAAAAGGCTCTGACGGCTGTTATCCAGGAAGCTTACATCCAAGGCATCTCAACGCGTTCCGTCGACGATCTCGTCAAGGCGATGGGTATGAGCGGCATCTCCAAGAGCCAGGTGAGCCCTCTGTGCGAGGAGATCGATGTCAAGGTCAAGGTTTTCCTCGAAAGACCCATCGACGGGCTGGCCCTATCTCTGGATCGATGCCCACCTATCTGAAGGTCCGGCGCGGTGGCCGCATTGTTTCCGTTGCCGTTATCATCGCCGTCGGCGTCAATACCGATGGCAGGCGCGAGGCTCTGGGCATGGAAGTTGGCACTCCCGAAGCCGAGCCGATCTGGACGGAGTCCCTGCGTAGGCTCGCCCGCCGAGGTCTGCGCGGTGTGAAGCTCGTCGTCTCCGATGCTCATGAGGGCCTCAAGGCCGCCGTCACCAAGGTTCTCAGTGCCACATGGCAAAGATGCCGGGTTCACTTCATGAGGAACGTGCTGGCGCACGCCGGAAAGAGCGGCAGACGCGTCGTATCCGCCTTCATCGCCACTGCTTTTGCTCAGGACACATCGGAGGCGGCGAGCACCCAGTGGCGCAACGTCGCCGTCCAGATCCGGCCGAAAGTGCAGAAGCTCGCCGCCATCATGAATGATGCCGAAGAGGATGTGCTCGCCTGCATGACCTTCCCGAAAGAGCACCGGGTCAATTGCATTCAACAAATCCGATCGAACATCTCAATGGCAAATCAAGCGACGCACCGAGGTCGTTGGCATCTTTCCCAACGACGAAGCCATCGTCCGTCTCGTCGGCGCACTGCTGCCCGAGCAAAACGATGACTGGGCCGTCCAACGTGCCAGGTACATGACACTTGAGACAATGGCATCAATGAGCGATGATCCGGAAATCAGCCTGCCTGCAGTCACGCGCTGAAATCCCACTCCGGCGCTCGCCGGAAAACACGGCTACCTGCCGGAAGCTACACCAATCCCTTAGGCTGAGACACGATCGGGAAACGTGAAACAGCGCATGGGTAGTGCCTCCGGATGACGCTGGTCCGAGTTGAGTCGGCAATTCCGGGCCGTCCTCATTTCGAAGCTAGGCGTACTGAGCTATCGGCGCGAATATCGCCTCTCTTTGAACGTGGCGAGCGACGGCAACCTTGTTACGGATGGAAGTCTGCCGAACCTCTTGTTGACGATCCAGGATCGTTGATCGGATGATCGGATGTGTGGAGGGGCGGAATGTTCGGTCGCCTGCGTAGAGGGGGCACCTCTGGCGATCTCGCGTTTCGTAAGCCAACCAAACCGCCTTCGCGTGGATGACTGGCTCAACGCTTGCAGGCGCGCGCCCTTTGCCGGTTTGTCGCGTATTCGCGCGAAGCTTCGCGTTCTGCCGCGCGACGATCAAGGTGGAAGTTCCTCCCAGATCGCCGCGCTATAGCGTTCCGCCATTCGTTCCGCTGATCCTTTGTCGATTATAGTTTATATCGAGGCCACCACGCGTGCATCAATCTAAATCAGACGCAAGTTCACGTCCCTAACCCAATATCCCGCCATGCCTCGACGCTCGGTGGTCCAGCGCAGACTGATATTTTAGTACGCTCGCCGATCTCATAGACGACCGCGCCAACGGTCATCGGTTCCGTCGCCAGTTGCGGGGCAACTAGCGAAACCTCACCGCCGGCCCGGCATGCCGCCAGTGCCGCCTTGACATCATCCGTGGTTACCCGCACGTCATCAAGATCGAGATGCAAGCTTTGGAGGCGACCGCGCGAACTATCGCTTCCTGCGAGGGGTATTGTCGCCGAACGCCTGTCGTCGCTCGCAAGCGGATGATTGGTATGCAGCGAACATCTAGACTTAGTAGCGAGCGGCAATACTTTGCCCGCGGAGCATTCGACAGTCGCGATGTTCTGACGGTCTCCCAATTGATAGTTCTGTCCCGAGGCGTGCGGAACGTCATGCAGGAACCTAATGGCGTCCGACACGCTCGAGCAGGCGAGGGCGCCTCGCATCACGAAAGCCACTGGCAACCCTGTCGGGCTGACAGCCAGTTGTGATAAGGTGTTCACACAGACGCCGACCCCGCGCTCGGACACGCCCATCAGGCCAATCAGACCTGCAGATGTGAAGACCATGGTCTCACCGGCTTCCGAGTCCTGCGTTTTCAGCAAAACCTGCGCCCCGTCGTGCCATCGTGGCAAGTCCATTGTTTGAGCAATTATTGTCGGGATAGGCCCGCAGGGGGCGATTGCAAGGCTGGAGCAATGTCCGTCTCCAGTGGAGCGGCCGAACCACCACTCCTCATCCAGTAGCTGGAGCGCAAATGCGGTTTCGTGGGCGATGTTGGATCCTTCCGCTATTCCTGCAACCTCTTCGGCGAGGTGGGGTGTGTATCGCTTCACCGCATCGCCGAACCGTGTTGCCGCCAAGAAGCGCGGAATGAACGTCTTGGCGGTGACGCCGTAGGCTTCCGCGATGGCGTCATGCCAGCGCATTATCTTTTCAGCGATAGCGGTGCGCAGCGCTTCTCCATGAGTGCGTCCTCGTTGACGGGGCGACCCAGCGCAGTCAATGACGGAAAGGAGATCGGTCTTCATTGGTCCTCCAATTTAAATGCGTGTCGCAAGCGGTGTTGCAACGGTATCGGCGTTTCAATCTCAGAACACCTCGAGAAGACGCTTCGTACGTGGTGTTAGGATTTCGAAACCTTCCTCTGTAATTGCAATGGAATCACCGAACCCGGCGGCGACCTCCCCAAACACTCTGAACGAGTAGCACGCGTGGAAGCACATCCCCGGCACGAGAATCTGGTCAGACTCTGCCAGCCAGATCGAGTTTTCAGGCCAGGACGGAGGAAAGGCCAGGCCGACGGGATAGGCCTTCCACGACCTGAATTTCTCAGTCAGGTAGTCAGCCAAAGTGGAGCCTACTATTCGGGTTCCAAGGCGAGTTCGCGCGTCCAAACTCATCAGTTCGCACTTCGTGCTAGTCAGAACGTCTCGCATAGTTCGGCGGGGCTTCAGATTGCTATAAAGTGTCTCAAGACAATGGAGCGCGACATCTGACAGAAGGCGTGTACTATCTGACGCACGCCCTGCTATCGCCGTGGAATAAAGCGGCGCGTTATAGCGCTCATGGACCCCACTCATCTCCATGATGATGGGGTCGCCCCGCTTGATCTTGTTCCTACGAAACGAAGAATGCACTATAGCATGCCAATCTCCGGTACGGATGATGGGATCAATGGAGAAATATTCACTGCCTGCGCGGATCATACCTGCAGACGCCGCCGCGGCAATGTCATTGTCGGTGATGCCCTCCTGGATGATCGCTTCTGCTGCCGTCAGACCAGCTACCGAATAAAGCCCGGCCTTGCGCATATAGGTAATCTCTGTTGGGGACTTTACGGCACGAATGCGAGTGACCAAACCGGACGCATCGGCCACTATTGCATTAGGAAATGCAGAGCACAGTTTCGAGTAGGCATACGGAGTTAGTCCCTTTTGCCGACTCTCCAAGCCAATTTTTTTCGGCGTTGAATTTAAACTGTCTATGATTAAGGCTAGTTCCGTACCAGCCTCATCCATGCGACTCCACATTATCGACTCGATGCGCTCGACATTAGTATGGACGCGGCCAAGATCGACCTCCAGATCGCAAACATGGAGAACTAGGTTTCCCTGCGCAGGAAGGATCAAGCAGGAATACCAGTCCGATACCAATGTTTGAAAACCTGTTAGATAGCAGATATTGGAAAGGTCGGTAACGAGCAGCACGTCAATCTCAGCTTGCGCCATTTTCTCGCGCACGCGCTGAACGCGATAGTTGTAGTCTTTCTGCTCGAAAGCCGTAAACTTAAACGGTTGAACCTTTGGAGTCGCTTCAGTAGTAGTCATTGAACGATGCTTTCTGTGATGGTGGAGGCGTCGGGCGCAACGGCATACGCCTAAATGCGTCCGGGCGAACTCGGCTCGAATGCTGGATGAGAAAGAGCCTTTTCTGTGTTCTGCGTGTCGGTTCGCCGGTCGACTAATTTCCGCAGTTTATTGCACTCACTCGGTGCAGTGTCCACAACGATCCTGTCCGATTCTCGAACTGCGAGTCTCCATCTTTAGTTGAGGAAACAACAAGCGCGGTTGCGATGCGGCAGTTACTCTCGTCTGAAGCTAGACCATTTGTAATTCCCTGTGTTTGTGGCTGGGACAAGCCTCAGTCTGCTCCTTTCAGCGACATCGGTACTTCTGATAGTTAGAATGCATAGCGAACTCTCTCCTGCAATGCAACGCATGTTTTATAAGTTCAACTTGTGATGCAAACGTCCCGCTCTTTTTCAGGAGGACAAGGTCCTTGGGTCTTGTGATCAAAGAACCTCTGGACCTCTGGACCTTGGTACGCATTCGGCGAGTACCGCATTAATTTCGTATTTGCACGTGATAAGCTCTCGCAATGGATATCGACGAAGACAAGATCGACGATGCGGTGCTGGCGCTGTTGTGGCTGACGCTGCATGACGGGTATCGAGCCTGGAAGGGTTTGGACTGGGAGACGACGGATCGTTTGTTCAAGAAGGGGCTGATCGCCGATCCGGTGAACAAGTCGAAGTCGTTGATCTTAACGGATGAAGGCCTGCAACGGTCAGAGGAGCTGTTTCGGGAACTGTTTACGCGGCCGCCGCAATAGGTGCCGCCTTTTCGGCCTTCCAAGCCCACGGCAACAACTCGTCGATCCTGTTTGCCGGGTGGTCGGCGATACGGGCAAGCACATCGGCAAGCCAGGCCTGCGGATCGACATGGTTCATCTTTGCGGTGACGATCAAACTGTACATGGCGGCAGCTCGTTGACCACCACGGTCGGAGCCGGCGAATAGCCAAGCCTTTCTTCCCAATGCAATTCCGCGCAGCGAACGCTCTGCCGCGTTGTTCGACAGGCAGATCCGGCCATCGTCGAGGAAACGAGTAAACGATACCCAGCGGTTCAACATGTAGTCGAACGCTTTGGCCAGATCATTGTCGCGAGACAGCTTGGCACGTTGCTCGCGCACCCACCGCTCCATGTTGGCGATCAGTGGCTTGCTATGCTGCTGACGCGTCGCCTTGCGCTCATCGGCCGTCTGGCCATTGATCTGACGTTCGATCTCGAACAGCGCATCGATCCGGCGCACCATCTCGATGGCGATTGGTGAGATGACGGCAGCGGGTTTGCCCTGAGCCTTGCGCCGGGCATTGGCCTCGAGATCGGCCATGATGAAGAATGGTCGCCTTGCGTGCGCCCAGCACGCTGCCTCATAGATCGGACCTGGACTGCGATCAGGAAGATAGAGCTTGGTATAACCGCCATAGGCATCTGCTTGCAGGATGCCGCAATAGCCGGCCAGATGCGCCTGCGGATGGTCACCGCTGCGGTCGCGGGAATAATAGAACATCGCCGACGGCGGCGCCGTGCCACCGAACGGGGCATCATCGTGCACATATGTCCAGATCCGAGCAGTATCGGTCTTGCCGGCTGCGAGAACCGGAACCGTGGTATCGTCGCCGTGAATCCGCTCGGCTGCAAAGGTGTGAGCCTCGATCCGCCTCAGGATTGGATCAAGGGCATGGCAACAAGAACCGATAGCATCGGCTGCCGTCGACAGGCTGATTGACACGCCCTCAAGCGCAAATCGTTCCACCTGACGATTAAGGGGAATGTGTTGGCCGAATTTGTCGTAGAGGATCATCGCCAGAAGGCTTGGACCTGCCCAGCCTCTGGGAATGACGTGGAATGGGGCCGGTGCCTGGCTGATCTTCTCGCAGTCGCGGCAGGTGAACTTCTCGCGCACCGTCTGAATGACTTTCCAGGAGCGTGGAATGCTCTCCATCGTCTCGGTGACATCTTCGCCCAGCTTGCGCAGCCGGTCACTACCGCAGCAGCTGCAGGCGACCGGACCGGGCACAACGACACGCTCGCGCGGCAGGTGATCGGGGAATGGCTTCTTAACGGGGCGTTTGCGTGTGAAGCCGGCGACAGCAATGGGGGCGGCCGCAGCAATGGCCATTTCAGCGGCAAGTTCATCCTCGGTGGCCGCCGCCTCGGCATCCTCGAGCATCAGCTCCATTTGAGCGATCAGCCTGGCAGTCCGCTCCGATTTCTGACCACGCAATTGCCTTTGCAGCTTTTCGATATGGACCTTCTGACGCAGAATGGTGGCTTGATCGTCCGCTTCCTTGGCTTTGGCGACGGCAAGTTCGGCTAAGGCAACGGCGCGCTCCGCACGCGCCACGACCAGCTCTGCTTCAAGTGCAGCGGCATAATCGGAGTGGTTTTCCAGGCCGTTTTCCATGTCCGGATCAAACCACAAAGCCACTGATTTGCATAGCTTTTCTTCAAGGTTCGAGCCGCAAAATGCACCTATCCGGCGCTCGTCGGACGCCATGTCTGTTGCGGATTTCGCCAGTCTATTCCCTCAAGAAGGTAGGACATCTGCCCGGCTGTAAGGGCAATGGCTCCGTCCACTGTCGCCGGCCAAATAAAGTGGCCTCGGTCGAGCCGTTTGGCATAAAGCGATAGTCCGACACCGTCATGCCATAGGGCCTTGATCAATCGACCATTTCTCCCGCGGAAAACAAAAACGTCGCCCTGGAACGGATTGCGGCCAAGCCCCTCTTGCACGATGAGAGCCAACCCCTGCATACCCTTGCGCATATCGCAGTGACCGCTGGCAATCCACACTCTGACGTTCGAACTGATCGGGATCATCGTCCCTCCAGCACATCAAGCACGCGCGACAACGTCGAGGCATCAAAGTCACGAGTGACCCGCACCGACCGGCCCCGGCCAACATGGATTTCGATCGCAGAAGACGCCGTCGCAGCCGGCATTCCCATTGCCGAGTCCGGCGCCTGTTGTACCTTCACCGGAACGAAGGCGCGCGGCTCTTCCGCTCTCTCTGCAACACCAAGCTCACGACGCCACCGATAAACCAGTGACCGATCAACGTCGTGACGTCGCGCAACCTCCGTCACCGTCATCTCGCCAGTCAGCGTCTCCGAAACGATCGATTCCTTGGAAGTTCGTGTGAACTTCCGGCGCCGCATACTGCCCGCCAAAATCTCAAGCTGATGGATAGACACGTCGTTATCCTCGTTGTTAGCAACGTGGCGATACCGCTCACCTCAGCAAAACATCGATATCACCGTGACAAAGCAAGGCGGTCCTCGGCGTGGGGATACTGGACCTCTGGAACTCCGGACTTCCTGTGAAGGATCACCAAACATGTAACCGATCGCGCAAGTCTGTGGTTACGACGGCTTCGGTAATATTGTTGGGAGATATCGACAAGCATGGGTGACGGCTAGCTCGCCGGATGCGGTGCCGCTGCGACGGCACCAAGCTGCCGCACGCCTCCTTGCGAAGGCGTTAGACGATAATCAATTGCGTCTTCGAGAAGATATAGGTCGACGCACGCAAAGCCACATTCTCGATAGTTCGCCACGTTAATGACGTCTGGTGTCAGAAGTCTAACCAGACAAAGCCAAGCGTGAAATAACAGCTTTCAATGTGTCAAGATTTGGCTGAGGAACAGCTTTGTTCTGTCGTGCTTGGGGTTGCCAAAGAAGTCATCGGGGTTGCCCTCTTCGACAATTCGACCACAATCCATGAAAATTACCCGATCCGCGACGGCTCGGGCAAAACCCATCTCGTGGGTGACGCAAACCATGGTCATTCCCTCACGCGCCAGACTAGTCATAGTTTCTAGTACCTCCGAAACCATTTCAGGGTCGAGTGCTGAGGTAGGCTCATCAAATAACATCACTGCTGGTTCCATACACAGAGAACGGGCAATCGCGACGCGCTGCTGTTGTCCGCCTGATAATTGGGCTGGGTATTTGTTCGCTTGATCGGGGATGCGAACGCGCTCTAGGAACTTAAGAGCGATCTTTTTGGCCTCTGCCTCGGGCACGCCATTAATCCACATTGGACCGGCCATACAATTCATCAGCACGGTCATGTGGGGAAAGAGATTGAAGTGCTGGAACACCATACCGACATTCTTGCGAACTTCGGTGACGTTACGCATTCTGTTGTGCAACCTGATCCCGTTAATGGCAATCTCACCCTCCTGATGCGCCTCAAGTCGGTTGAAACATCGGATCAGTGTCGATTTTCCCGATCCGGAGGGGCCGCAGATGACGATGCGTTCGCTTTTGCTGACAGTAATATTGACATCAGTGAGTGCCCTGAAGGCGCCGTACCACTTGGAAACGTTCGTCGCTTCAATTATTTTTTCTGCGCTCATCGAGACCTGCTTCTGCTTCGAAGACTTGTGGGATGACGGCACATGCACTGGCGGCATGTTGTCAATCCCCTGCAAAGAGTTGCGCTCATCGGCCCCCTTCACTTCAAATGTATTGCTAAGGGTCATCGTACCATACTCCTCCCGAAATGGCGCTCGAGCCGTGATTGACCAATCTCGAGGCAGACAGACATTGTCCAATAGATGAGCGATGCTGCTATCAGCATCTCCATGTGATGAAACGTCGGCTGACCGATTGTGCGGGCAAGGAACGTCAATTCCCACACGCCGAGTACCGACACAAGCGAACTATCCTTTAGCATTGAGATGAACGTATTTCCCATCGGTGGAATGATGACAGGAAAAGCCTGCGGCAAGATGATCTTGCGCATGGTCAGACCGAAGCCAAAACCGATGGATCTTGACGCTTCCCATTGGCCCCGGTCGATACTCTGGATACCGGCGCGAAAGATCTCTGTCATATAGGCTCCCACACAGAGCGACAACGCCAAGATGCCCGAGGGAACGGCATTGAGCACAATCCCCAACTGAGGCAAACCGAGGTAAATCAGATAAATCTGCATGAGAAGGGGCAGACCCCGGAAAAAAGAGGTGTAAAAACTGGCGGTGGCATATGCGAAGCCATTGCTTGAAAGCTTTGCGACCGCGGCGACAATCGCGATTAGCGAGGCAAAGAAAAGCGAGACCGCTGAAACATAGATCGTAGTCACCACCCCTTGGGAGATGAGGTAAGGCAAATTCTCCCATATGAAGGGCATGCTCAGATTGAATGATCTGAAAAAGGCGAGAAACAGCAGCAATAGTTCCATCCATACGATGCCAATCTGCACCTGTAATGGAATAAATCCAACTACTACGATGTTGAGGCTAAATATGATCGCAAGTACGAAGGCGATCGCAAAACGCCCGTAAATTCCGCTTTGTAGCGGGTCGCCAATAACCGGCCGCATAAGTTCGCCGAAGGTCGTGCCCGCAAGGTTGAACGAAAGAAAAAATGCAAGCATTGCGACGAAGATCAGGGCGACGAACCAAGGCTTATGAACAAGCACCTCGGATTCAACTGTATCCCGATATAGCATGATAGACCCTTCAAGAAAATGGGCCCGGCCGAGCCGGGCCGCTAACGCGTGATGTCTTATTTTTGTTCGCAGTAGTCCACCCCGAACCACTTGATCGACATCTTGGAAAGGGTACCGTCATCTTTCATACTCTTGACGGCGGCCGCGATCTTGTCATTGAATTCGTCGTCGCCCTTCAAAATTGAGATTGCACCTGGCGCGTAGAAGAGGGTACCAAGCACCTTGATCGGATAGCCTGATTTTATTGCTTCACGGGCCACCGTATCATCACCGAGAACCGCATCTAAACGAACACCGTCGCCGAGACGAAGGTC is a window of Rhizobium tropici CIAT 899 DNA encoding:
- the tnpC gene encoding IS66 family transposase, with the protein product MENGLENHSDYAAALEAELVVARAERAVALAELAVAKAKEADDQATILRQKVHIEKLQRQLRGQKSERTARLIAQMELMLEDAEAAATEDELAAEMAIAAAAPIAVAGFTRKRPVKKPFPDHLPRERVVVPGPVACSCCGSDRLRKLGEDVTETMESIPRSWKVIQTVREKFTCRDCEKISQAPAPFHVIPRGWAGPSLLAMILYDKFGQHIPLNRQVERFALEGVSISLSTAADAIGSCCHALDPILRRIEAHTFAAERIHGDDTTVPVLAAGKTDTARIWTYVHDDAPFGGTAPPSAMFYYSRDRSGDHPQAHLAGYCGILQADAYGGYTKLYLPDRSPGPIYEAACWAHARRPFFIMADLEANARRKAQGKPAAVISPIAIEMVRRIDALFEIERQINGQTADERKATRQQHSKPLIANMERWVREQRAKLSRDNDLAKAFDYMLNRWVSFTRFLDDGRICLSNNAAERSLRGIALGRKAWLFAGSDRGGQRAAAMYSLIVTAKMNHVDPQAWLADVLARIADHPANRIDELLPWAWKAEKAAPIAAAA
- the tnpB gene encoding IS66 family insertion sequence element accessory protein TnpB (TnpB, as the term is used for proteins encoded by IS66 family insertion elements, is considered an accessory protein, since TnpC, encoded by a neighboring gene, is a DDE family transposase.), yielding MIPISSNVRVWIASGHCDMRKGMQGLALIVQEGLGRNPFQGDVFVFRGRNGRLIKALWHDGVGLSLYAKRLDRGHFIWPATVDGAIALTAGQMSYLLEGIDWRNPQQTWRPTSAG
- the tnpA gene encoding IS66-like element accessory protein TnpA, which produces MSIHQLEILAGSMRRRKFTRTSKESIVSETLTGEMTVTEVARRHDVDRSLVYRWRRELGVAERAEEPRAFVPVKVQQAPDSAMGMPAATASSAIEIHVGRGRSVRVTRDFDASTLSRVLDVLEGR
- a CDS encoding amino acid ABC transporter ATP-binding protein, which produces MSAEKIIEATNVSKWYGAFRALTDVNITVSKSERIVICGPSGSGKSTLIRCFNRLEAHQEGEIAINGIRLHNRMRNVTEVRKNVGMVFQHFNLFPHMTVLMNCMAGPMWINGVPEAEAKKIALKFLERVRIPDQANKYPAQLSGGQQQRVAIARSLCMEPAVMLFDEPTSALDPEMVSEVLETMTSLAREGMTMVCVTHEMGFARAVADRVIFMDCGRIVEEGNPDDFFGNPKHDRTKLFLSQILTH
- a CDS encoding amino acid ABC transporter permease — translated: MLYRDTVESEVLVHKPWFVALIFVAMLAFFLSFNLAGTTFGELMRPVIGDPLQSGIYGRFAIAFVLAIIFSLNIVVVGFIPLQVQIGIVWMELLLLFLAFFRSFNLSMPFIWENLPYLISQGVVTTIYVSAVSLFFASLIAIVAAVAKLSSNGFAYATASFYTSFFRGLPLLMQIYLIYLGLPQLGIVLNAVPSGILALSLCVGAYMTEIFRAGIQSIDRGQWEASRSIGFGFGLTMRKIILPQAFPVIIPPMGNTFISMLKDSSLVSVLGVWELTFLARTIGQPTFHHMEMLIAASLIYWTMSVCLEIGQSRLERHFGRSMVR